Proteins from a genomic interval of Clostridium sp. AN503:
- a CDS encoding efflux RND transporter periplasmic adaptor subunit — protein MTDQEFDRELEDLMSEDSPGKKTKQKKNRKSFKSWSRKRKLITGVAAIAAALIVVSGAFGGKKEVGMPVMTAALTKGEVEEVLSISGPVSGTDSAEVVSRLHAEILEILVKEGDKVEKDQVLARLDPTDVQKEVDIAQNAYDLAVANRDEAQIAAENGYARAVQDRQAAQLDFDRKSALFAAGDISQAEIEAARDALNNAKRQITTYTLKNGRPVANESFDLQVKNAEFELDQKKKQLDETEVTSPIAGTVVRVNSRVGRLADTVDDDKPLFAIDNLEKLEMKINVSEYSIGKVKLGQAAEISADILNGATEEGIITSISPTGEEKGGGSTERVIPTTIQIQNPNTGLIAGITARAKIVLNRAEDAWTVPIAAVIQNDEGKFIASVENNTVKMVPVETGVEGDVSVEIKGGGLTEGLSYITAPNAALQDGMAVLATPVA, from the coding sequence ATGACAGACCAGGAATTTGACAGAGAACTGGAGGATCTGATGTCTGAGGATTCGCCGGGAAAGAAGACAAAACAAAAGAAGAACAGGAAATCCTTTAAGTCATGGAGCCGGAAACGGAAGCTCATAACCGGAGTGGCAGCGATCGCTGCCGCTCTGATTGTGGTTTCAGGTGCTTTTGGCGGAAAAAAGGAAGTGGGGATGCCGGTCATGACGGCGGCCCTGACCAAAGGAGAAGTAGAGGAGGTACTGTCCATCAGCGGACCAGTATCCGGTACGGACAGCGCGGAGGTTGTTTCCCGCCTGCATGCCGAGATCCTGGAGATCCTGGTGAAGGAGGGCGACAAGGTGGAGAAGGATCAGGTCCTTGCAAGGCTGGATCCCACCGATGTGCAGAAGGAAGTGGACATTGCCCAGAACGCTTATGATCTGGCGGTGGCGAACCGGGATGAAGCGCAGATCGCGGCGGAGAACGGATATGCCAGGGCAGTTCAGGACAGACAGGCGGCACAGCTTGATTTTGACCGCAAATCGGCCCTGTTTGCAGCCGGTGATATCTCCCAGGCGGAGATCGAAGCGGCGAGGGATGCCTTAAATAACGCAAAGCGCCAGATTACCACCTATACTCTGAAGAATGGGCGTCCGGTGGCGAACGAATCCTTTGACCTCCAGGTAAAGAATGCGGAGTTTGAGCTGGACCAGAAGAAAAAGCAGCTGGATGAGACCGAGGTCACCAGCCCGATCGCCGGTACGGTGGTGCGGGTCAATTCCCGGGTCGGCCGTCTTGCAGATACGGTAGACGATGACAAGCCGCTGTTTGCCATCGACAATCTGGAAAAGCTGGAGATGAAGATCAATGTCAGCGAGTATTCCATCGGAAAGGTGAAGCTGGGCCAGGCAGCAGAGATTTCGGCAGATATCTTGAACGGTGCGACAGAGGAGGGGATCATCACCTCGATCTCTCCTACAGGAGAGGAGAAGGGCGGCGGCTCCACGGAGCGGGTGATCCCCACTACGATCCAGATCCAGAATCCCAACACGGGCCTGATCGCAGGGATCACTGCCCGCGCAAAGATTGTCTTAAACCGTGCTGAGGATGCCTGGACGGTCCCCATAGCGGCAGTGATCCAGAATGATGAGGGTAAATTTATCGCATCGGTGGAAAACAACACGGTGAAGATGGTTCCGGTGGAGACTGGAGTGGAAGGCGATGTGTCTGTTGAGATCAAGGGCGGCGGGCTGACGGAAGGACTGAGTTACATAACCGCTCCGAATGCTGCCCTGCAGGACGGGATGGCAGTGCTTGCCACTCCGGTAGCCTGA
- a CDS encoding GntR family transcriptional regulator, which produces MILLDYKDSRPIYEQLVEKLQEMMLLGILEEDSQMPSVRSLATELSINPNTIQRAYGELERGGFIYMVKGRGSFVGSIRRLREAKREELAKKLGVVAKEAIGLELDRDTFVQMADQEYGKIIAGQPHGSGQEYNKGDVTV; this is translated from the coding sequence ATGATTCTGCTGGATTATAAAGACAGCCGCCCCATCTATGAACAATTGGTGGAAAAGCTGCAGGAGATGATGCTTCTGGGCATTCTGGAGGAAGACAGCCAGATGCCGTCTGTCCGGAGCCTTGCCACGGAGCTGTCCATCAACCCCAACACCATACAGCGTGCATATGGGGAGCTGGAGCGAGGTGGTTTTATCTATATGGTAAAAGGCCGGGGAAGCTTTGTTGGGAGTATCAGGCGCCTCCGGGAGGCAAAACGTGAGGAGCTGGCGAAGAAACTGGGCGTGGTGGCGAAGGAGGCCATCGGCCTGGAACTGGACAGGGACACATTTGTGCAGATGGCAGACCAGGAGTATGGAAAGATCATTGCAGGACAGCCGCATGGATCCGGTCAAGAATATAACAAGGGGGATGTGACAGTATGA
- a CDS encoding DUF6449 domain-containing protein: MTSKNLYFKLMKEDLKSRLWAVCLIGLGFFFLYPIWVAFAAGDIENFQTFEKGIEWYSQEVTGWLSFENGMTVFVMMLTGLICGLSGFSYLNSRSKVDFYHSLPVKREKLFIANYINGILILAVPYAAAMALAVLVGISNGIAGGPLWQTALAAYGLHLTYFILVYTTVVVAVMMTGNLVVAFLGCMVFSFFVPLAAALANGYFGVYFHTYVWDTGEKLMERFVRISPVMEYTYQVSRYAEGETVWTAAVLALIVSAALAALGCFLYRKRPSEAAGKAMAFAASRPVIRILITLISAMGLSVFFWTMRESTGWAVFGVLCGAVISHCVIEIIYHFDFKKLFTNWVQLIGCILVSLAVFFVFRYDLAGYDRYLPSAGKVEGAAVEISRLSDWVSYGRTRHLPDGAYDWEYDEPLEYAVEHMKYTDVENLLSIAAAGMEDTLKDEEGGDAYPENALPSETIDGGIQGTFSQMTICYTLKGGRKVYRRYWVNLDRIMPQIEKLYASREYLEGAYPVMSMKAEDVSGIYYSEMQKEIRLDKLTQEQKAVILETYQREFAAITPSQMKSEFPSGLIRFTTETDEAGIQWWNRQVAAGFENYPKYRYRGSLTNRSYYPIYPSCTETIKLLKEQQVDAGSYFENMDIQSVTMRWYGPSDEYDSSGVREIMVTDPDEIDQLKKAVVGTGRRYYNQVFSMSDIDVDITVAEDGTMQNYRAGFPRGKVPGFVIERLMAAKPR; this comes from the coding sequence ATGACGTCAAAAAACTTATATTTTAAGCTGATGAAAGAGGATTTGAAGAGCCGTCTGTGGGCGGTGTGCCTCATTGGGCTGGGATTCTTTTTCCTGTATCCCATATGGGTGGCGTTTGCAGCCGGGGATATAGAGAATTTCCAGACGTTTGAAAAGGGCATTGAGTGGTACTCGCAGGAGGTTACAGGATGGCTTTCCTTTGAAAACGGGATGACTGTATTTGTGATGATGCTGACAGGGCTGATCTGCGGGCTCAGTGGATTTTCTTATCTGAATTCCAGGAGTAAGGTGGATTTTTACCACAGCCTTCCGGTGAAACGTGAAAAGCTGTTTATCGCAAATTATATCAACGGGATCCTGATATTGGCAGTGCCATATGCTGCCGCTATGGCCCTTGCCGTACTGGTGGGCATTTCAAACGGCATTGCGGGAGGGCCGCTGTGGCAGACAGCGCTTGCCGCATATGGGCTGCATCTGACCTATTTTATCCTGGTATATACCACGGTTGTGGTGGCGGTCATGATGACCGGCAATCTGGTGGTTGCATTTTTAGGCTGTATGGTATTTTCCTTTTTTGTACCGCTTGCTGCTGCCCTTGCCAATGGATATTTCGGCGTGTATTTTCATACTTATGTTTGGGATACCGGGGAAAAGCTGATGGAGCGCTTTGTGCGCATTTCGCCGGTCATGGAATATACATATCAGGTTTCCAGATACGCTGAAGGAGAAACGGTGTGGACCGCTGCTGTGTTAGCTCTTATTGTGTCGGCAGCGCTTGCGGCGCTGGGATGTTTTCTGTACCGCAAAAGACCGTCTGAGGCGGCGGGAAAAGCCATGGCATTCGCAGCCAGCAGGCCGGTGATCCGCATCCTGATCACACTGATCTCCGCCATGGGACTGAGTGTGTTCTTCTGGACTATGCGTGAATCTACAGGTTGGGCGGTATTTGGGGTCCTGTGCGGTGCGGTGATCTCCCATTGTGTGATCGAGATCATTTACCATTTTGACTTTAAGAAGCTGTTTACCAATTGGGTCCAGCTGATAGGCTGCATCCTGGTATCACTGGCGGTTTTCTTTGTGTTTCGTTATGACCTGGCAGGGTACGACCGGTATCTGCCCAGCGCCGGCAAGGTGGAGGGAGCGGCCGTGGAGATCTCCAGGTTAAGCGACTGGGTTTCCTACGGCAGGACGCGTCATCTGCCGGATGGAGCCTATGACTGGGAATACGACGAGCCGCTGGAGTATGCGGTCGAACATATGAAGTATACGGATGTGGAGAATCTGCTGTCTATCGCCGCAGCGGGGATGGAGGACACCTTAAAGGATGAGGAGGGCGGCGACGCGTATCCTGAGAACGCGCTTCCGTCAGAGACGATAGACGGGGGCATTCAGGGCACTTTCTCACAGATGACCATCTGTTATACCCTAAAGGGCGGCAGAAAGGTTTACCGCAGATATTGGGTGAACCTGGACCGGATCATGCCTCAGATAGAAAAACTGTATGCAAGCAGAGAGTACTTAGAGGGCGCTTACCCTGTGATGTCCATGAAGGCGGAAGATGTGTCCGGGATCTATTATTCTGAGATGCAGAAGGAAATTCGCCTGGATAAGTTGACACAGGAACAGAAAGCGGTTATTCTTGAGACGTATCAGAGAGAATTTGCGGCCATAACACCGAGTCAGATGAAGTCAGAGTTCCCCTCCGGGCTGATCAGGTTTACTACGGAGACGGATGAGGCAGGAATCCAGTGGTGGAACCGGCAGGTGGCGGCGGGCTTTGAAAATTATCCCAAATACCGCTACAGGGGAAGCCTGACAAACCGCAGCTATTATCCCATATATCCGTCCTGCACGGAGACCATAAAGCTTTTAAAAGAGCAGCAGGTTGATGCGGGAAGCTATTTTGAGAACATGGATATCCAGTCGGTTACCATGCGCTGGTACGGACCGTCCGATGAATATGACAGCAGCGGAGTGAGGGAGATCATGGTCACGGATCCAGATGAGATAGACCAGCTGAAAAAAGCTGTGGTGGGTACAGGACGCCGGTATTATAACCAGGTATTTTCCATGTCGGATATCGATGTGGACATAACTGTGGCGGAGGACGGCACTATGCAGAATTACCGCGCAGGCTTTCCACGGGGAAAAGTGCCGGGGTTTGTGATTGAACGGCTGATGGCGGCCAAACCAAGATAA
- a CDS encoding ABC transporter permease, with translation MLIENMLMAFSAIRANKMRSFLTMLGIIIGIGSVISIVSIGDTMRNMFADLYKEIGVTQAYLAIGYWIDDTRQSDYFTLDELERMKDVFGDEIAYIDSAASTSADATHGHRKVKFSYQGIDYNYQDVQPVNIVYGRYLNDGDIKGRKKNVVMDTDSAEKLFGVENAVGKTFRTTIYGSTDEYTVVGVYRKEVSPFQAMLMGQSDGGSAFIPYTILTWPNDYFYYLHVFASDDVNLTDFFARLTDYVARMKGRQPEDYYMETAVDQMGMWDNMLGGLSAAVGGIAAISLLVGGIGIMNIMLVSVTERTREIGVRKSLGARTRDIMIQFLTESAILSACGGLIGILLGVGLVSLGGMILGVQTIVRPIVVMLAVGFSAMVGIFFGIYPASKAAKKDPIDALRYE, from the coding sequence ATGCTGATAGAGAATATGCTGATGGCATTTTCTGCCATACGGGCCAACAAGATGCGCTCTTTCCTGACCATGCTGGGCATTATCATCGGTATCGGATCGGTCATTTCGATCGTATCGATCGGTGATACCATGCGGAATATGTTTGCGGATCTCTATAAAGAGATCGGCGTGACCCAGGCGTACTTAGCCATTGGGTACTGGATTGACGATACGCGTCAGAGCGATTATTTTACGCTGGATGAACTGGAGCGTATGAAGGATGTATTCGGTGATGAGATCGCTTATATAGACAGCGCTGCCAGTACCTCTGCCGATGCAACCCATGGGCACAGGAAGGTGAAGTTCAGCTACCAGGGTATTGATTACAATTACCAGGATGTGCAGCCGGTCAACATCGTTTATGGAAGATATTTGAATGATGGAGATATCAAGGGGCGCAAGAAAAATGTGGTGATGGATACGGACAGCGCGGAGAAACTTTTTGGAGTGGAGAACGCGGTGGGAAAGACCTTCCGCACCACGATCTACGGCAGCACGGATGAGTATACGGTAGTGGGGGTTTACCGGAAGGAGGTCAGCCCGTTCCAGGCTATGCTCATGGGGCAGAGTGACGGCGGGAGCGCCTTTATTCCATATACGATACTAACCTGGCCCAACGACTATTTTTATTATCTCCATGTGTTTGCCAGCGACGATGTGAACCTTACGGATTTTTTTGCAAGGCTGACAGATTATGTGGCGAGGATGAAGGGACGGCAGCCGGAAGATTACTATATGGAGACTGCGGTTGACCAGATGGGTATGTGGGATAACATGCTGGGCGGCCTGTCGGCGGCAGTCGGCGGAATCGCGGCGATATCCCTGCTGGTTGGCGGTATCGGCATCATGAATATCATGTTGGTGTCGGTGACGGAACGTACCCGTGAGATCGGCGTGCGAAAAAGCCTGGGAGCCAGGACCCGGGATATCATGATCCAGTTTTTGACGGAGTCGGCGATCCTTTCGGCATGCGGCGGCCTGATCGGAATCCTGCTGGGCGTGGGATTGGTATCCTTAGGCGGTATGATCTTAGGCGTACAGACGATCGTCCGTCCAATCGTGGTGATGCTGGCGGTGGGATTCTCTGCCATGGTGGGTATCTTCTTTGGGATCTACCCGGCGTCGAAGGCGGCGAAAAAAGATCCGATCGATGCCCTGCGGTACGAATAA
- a CDS encoding ABC transporter permease has protein sequence MAMHLTFFKLELKRALKKLPNMVFGAIVLGVLLGTIALLSSRALYGEAKTGRIAVGVVLPEDDLVAKQAVSMISSLDSVKSLCDFKFVDKKEGLEALHTGGLYVLMEVPDGFVQDIMNGTNTPVKLVFPANAGLESRLFKELADAGARTLSAAQAGIYAGDELYRSYGLEGKIGELEAALNKIFMSYSLPRADYFRHYQVNAAGDVDLVHFFGISGFVLFVLLSAIPVSGYLIPWNTGMKRKLKLAGVGCTGMAFGRILGLGALFLTAVIPIGVVFALNGQIQADVWVLAGTAVLICLCAVRWWYFYTRRQAHCLGVPCSCSLPSLDSISWLEVSSRWYSFHLHCRSLLRYCLPRS, from the coding sequence ATGGCGATGCATCTTACTTTTTTCAAACTTGAATTGAAAAGAGCGTTAAAAAAACTTCCCAATATGGTTTTCGGGGCAATCGTGCTTGGGGTTTTACTGGGCACGATTGCCCTTTTGTCCAGCCGGGCGCTTTATGGGGAAGCGAAGACCGGGCGGATTGCGGTGGGCGTTGTGCTGCCGGAGGACGATCTGGTTGCAAAACAGGCTGTCTCTATGATCAGTTCCCTGGACAGTGTCAAGAGCCTGTGTGATTTTAAGTTTGTGGACAAAAAGGAGGGGCTTGAAGCGCTGCATACAGGCGGGCTCTATGTCCTGATGGAGGTTCCGGACGGGTTTGTGCAGGATATCATGAATGGGACCAATACTCCGGTGAAGCTGGTTTTTCCGGCAAATGCAGGACTGGAAAGCCGTCTTTTCAAGGAGCTGGCAGATGCGGGAGCCCGTACCCTTTCGGCGGCGCAGGCTGGGATCTACGCGGGAGATGAGTTGTACAGAAGCTACGGCCTGGAAGGTAAGATCGGGGAACTGGAGGCGGCGCTGAACAAGATCTTCATGTCTTACAGCCTGCCCCGGGCAGATTATTTCCGGCATTACCAGGTGAATGCTGCAGGTGATGTGGATCTGGTGCATTTTTTCGGGATCAGCGGGTTTGTACTGTTCGTGCTCTTGTCAGCGATCCCCGTTTCCGGTTATCTGATACCCTGGAATACAGGAATGAAGCGGAAGCTCAAGCTGGCAGGAGTGGGCTGCACAGGCATGGCTTTTGGCAGGATACTGGGGCTGGGCGCGCTGTTTTTGACGGCAGTGATCCCGATTGGCGTTGTTTTTGCCCTCAATGGGCAGATCCAGGCGGACGTATGGGTTTTGGCAGGGACGGCAGTCCTTATCTGTCTGTGCGCAGTGCGCTGGTGGTATTTCTATACCAGGCGGCAGGCACACTGCTTGGGGGTACCATGCTCCTGTTCTTTGCCGTCTCTGGACAGCATTTCCTGGCTGGAGGTTTCCTCCCGCTGGTATTCCTTCCACCTGCACTGCAGAAGCTTGCTCCGGTACTGCCTTCCACGATCCTGA
- a CDS encoding ABC transporter ATP-binding protein, with protein sequence MRWIKKKTEPEQAEREVIEDLIRLEDMAKVYDTGALKVLGLKRVNLTIRRGEFVAIMGQSGSGKSTLMNILGCLDRPSLGHYYLDGVDVAGMDSDELSRIRNKKIGFVFQSFNLLSRMSALKNVELPMTYARKNKKLREERAEELLKRVGLGKRVHHQPNELSGGQRQRVAIARALANDPPLLLADEPTGNLDTAASVEIMELFCQLHEEGTTVVVVTHEEEIAAFTERIIRFRDGEVISDRPNKPRKPEIFKSLEKNTDFEEDAPC encoded by the coding sequence ATGAGATGGATAAAAAAGAAAACAGAGCCTGAGCAGGCTGAAAGAGAAGTGATCGAGGATCTGATCCGGCTGGAGGACATGGCAAAGGTGTATGATACAGGAGCCTTGAAGGTCCTGGGGCTAAAGCGGGTCAACTTAACCATCCGGCGCGGTGAATTTGTCGCCATCATGGGGCAGTCCGGTTCCGGCAAGTCCACGCTGATGAATATTTTGGGTTGTCTGGACCGTCCGTCACTGGGACATTATTATCTGGACGGCGTGGATGTGGCGGGGATGGATTCAGATGAACTGTCCAGGATCCGGAACAAAAAGATCGGATTTGTATTTCAGTCCTTTAACCTGCTCTCCAGGATGTCGGCTCTTAAAAATGTTGAGCTGCCCATGACCTATGCCCGGAAGAACAAAAAGCTCCGGGAGGAGAGGGCAGAGGAGCTTTTAAAACGGGTGGGCCTGGGCAAACGTGTCCATCACCAGCCCAACGAGCTGTCCGGCGGACAGCGCCAGCGTGTGGCGATCGCCCGCGCCCTGGCCAATGATCCGCCGCTGCTTCTGGCCGATGAGCCGACGGGAAACTTGGACACTGCGGCGTCTGTGGAGATCATGGAGCTGTTTTGCCAGCTGCATGAGGAAGGGACTACGGTCGTGGTGGTCACCCATGAGGAGGAGATTGCGGCGTTTACAGAGCGGATCATCCGTTTCCGGGATGGGGAAGTCATCAGTGACAGGCCCAACAAACCGAGGAAGCCGGAGATCTTTAAGTCACTGGAAAAGAATACGGATTTTGAGGAGGATGCGCCATGCTGA
- a CDS encoding ABC transporter ATP-binding protein, which yields MIEAVKLTKRFDDILAVDHIDATIKDGSVFGLIGTNGAGKSTFLRMVAGVLKPDEGTVTIDGMSVFENEEAKHRFFYISDDQYFFNNATPKDMMTYYKITYPGFNEERFHSLMKSFDLSEKRKINTFSKGMKKQVSIICGVCAETEYLFCDETFDGLDPVMRQAVKSIFANDMEERHLTPIIASHNLRELEDICDHVGLLHKGGILLSRDLDEMKMKIHKVQCVLRAGDGAGGSGWSYDTEDGTAWQASDSDCTRRLEYDRVHYAECQPDIL from the coding sequence ATGATAGAAGCGGTAAAACTGACAAAACGGTTTGATGATATCCTGGCAGTGGACCATATCGACGCGACTATTAAAGATGGCAGCGTATTCGGACTGATTGGAACCAACGGCGCAGGGAAAAGCACATTTCTGCGGATGGTTGCAGGAGTGCTGAAGCCCGATGAGGGGACGGTCACCATCGACGGGATGAGCGTATTTGAAAATGAAGAAGCGAAGCACCGTTTTTTCTATATTTCCGACGATCAGTACTTTTTTAACAATGCAACACCGAAGGATATGATGACTTATTACAAGATCACCTATCCGGGATTTAATGAAGAGCGTTTTCACTCTTTGATGAAAAGCTTTGATCTGAGTGAGAAGCGAAAGATCAACACTTTTTCCAAGGGCATGAAAAAGCAGGTTTCCATTATCTGCGGCGTTTGTGCAGAGACGGAATATCTGTTCTGTGACGAGACCTTTGACGGCCTGGACCCGGTGATGCGCCAGGCGGTGAAGAGTATTTTTGCCAATGACATGGAGGAGCGGCATCTGACGCCCATCATCGCCTCCCACAACCTGCGGGAGTTGGAGGATATCTGCGACCATGTGGGGCTTCTCCACAAGGGCGGCATCCTCTTGAGCCGCGACTTGGATGAGATGAAGATGAAGATCCATAAGGTGCAGTGTGTGCTGCGAGCCGGGGATGGAGCCGGAGGATCTGGTTGGTCTTACGATACTGAAGACGGAACGGCGTGGCAAGCTTCTGACTCTGACTGTACGCGGAGACTTGAGTATGATAGAGTACATTATGCAGAATGCCAACCCGATATTCTATGA
- a CDS encoding zinc ribbon domain-containing protein, which yields MKCKNCGADIPENQEICSVCGTQAGSEGQTGDKAGSQEEVTAEAPAADAETVQAEAPAAEEETAQTEAPAAEVEAAQAEAPAETIVTEAAVPEEPKKNNTKLIIGAVAAVAVVAAGAFGLSKMNEKDPKQTVIDAFESVYPEGQVYPVDELFGITQFADEAGTANSEGSMTLKLDSCSDESVNAYAGSGIRVNGKSDITNKKSSAELAAIYNGMDLVTFKMYYGDDMLKAALPEMSGKVFTLDLGDGLADRISQSPVVGPMLEQNNIDVTGMAEYFTQLIDEAEQNQAEGKSTYDLEGLWNRYKEGSKAQENFKAALTVEKGDKASFTIDGSQESCKGYKVLVSKASMMDFLRTSSDFFLQDEELKDQYMKQLEMTVKMSGFMGGNTAGVTMPSAEEMQQQTYEELQSTVTEMLDTLDAVLDDVTMTVYVDKKGRLAAVDGTTVLHNDTDAEDTINVAFHLELAGGAYLTQNATANVTLSNPADEGDSITLNLVKQGTYDGKQLTADWSLDFVSLPENDKGNLTYTGTYNSESGDYHMAFEVGNGDEQLAKLSVTGVIDSLEKGTSIHATMDSLEISAESGLYSAVLSGEYEYKPLAGEVTAPEGEEMDVLAATEEDWQNVVMEMIYGAMGLMEQMGVSLY from the coding sequence ATGAAATGTAAAAACTGTGGGGCAGATATCCCTGAGAATCAGGAAATCTGCAGTGTCTGCGGAACGCAGGCAGGGTCTGAAGGACAGACTGGAGACAAGGCTGGAAGCCAGGAGGAAGTGACGGCAGAGGCTCCGGCGGCGGACGCGGAGACTGTACAGGCAGAGGCTCCGGCAGCAGAAGAGGAGACTGCACAGACAGAGGCTCCGGCAGCAGAAGTAGAGGCTGCACAGGCAGAAGCGCCGGCGGAAACAATTGTAACAGAGGCGGCAGTGCCGGAAGAACCGAAGAAAAACAACACCAAGCTGATCATCGGTGCGGTAGCGGCGGTTGCAGTAGTTGCGGCTGGCGCATTTGGCCTTTCCAAGATGAATGAGAAGGACCCGAAGCAGACCGTGATCGATGCTTTCGAGAGCGTATACCCGGAGGGACAGGTATATCCGGTAGATGAACTTTTCGGCATCACTCAGTTTGCCGATGAGGCAGGGACTGCCAACTCCGAGGGCAGTATGACATTAAAGCTGGACAGCTGTTCTGATGAGAGTGTCAATGCATATGCAGGCAGCGGCATCCGTGTCAACGGCAAGAGTGATATCACAAACAAGAAATCCTCCGCAGAGCTTGCGGCTATCTATAATGGCATGGATCTGGTGACCTTTAAGATGTATTACGGTGATGACATGCTGAAGGCAGCTCTGCCGGAGATGTCAGGAAAGGTTTTCACCCTGGATCTGGGAGATGGCCTGGCCGATCGCATCAGCCAGTCGCCGGTTGTGGGACCGATGCTTGAGCAGAACAACATTGATGTCACAGGCATGGCGGAGTATTTCACCCAGCTGATCGACGAGGCTGAGCAGAACCAGGCTGAGGGCAAGAGCACTTATGACCTGGAAGGCCTCTGGAACCGCTATAAAGAGGGAAGCAAGGCACAGGAGAACTTCAAGGCAGCGCTGACTGTGGAGAAGGGCGACAAGGCAAGCTTTACCATAGACGGCAGCCAGGAGTCCTGCAAGGGCTATAAGGTACTGGTCAGCAAAGCGTCTATGATGGACTTTTTACGTACCTCCTCTGATTTCTTTTTACAGGATGAGGAGCTGAAAGACCAGTATATGAAGCAGCTTGAGATGACTGTGAAGATGAGCGGGTTCATGGGCGGGAATACCGCTGGTGTAACCATGCCTTCTGCAGAGGAGATGCAGCAGCAGACTTATGAGGAGCTGCAGTCAACCGTAACAGAAATGCTGGATACTCTGGATGCTGTGCTGGATGACGTGACCATGACGGTATATGTGGACAAAAAAGGACGTCTTGCAGCTGTGGACGGAACTACAGTGCTGCATAATGATACAGATGCAGAGGATACGATCAATGTAGCCTTCCATCTGGAACTGGCAGGCGGCGCTTATCTGACCCAGAATGCAACTGCCAATGTAACGCTGTCCAACCCGGCTGATGAAGGGGATTCCATCACTCTGAACCTTGTTAAGCAGGGCACCTATGACGGCAAACAGCTTACGGCAGACTGGTCCCTGGATTTTGTCAGCCTTCCTGAGAATGATAAAGGGAATTTAACCTATACCGGAACCTACAATTCTGAGAGCGGCGATTATCATATGGCTTTTGAGGTAGGAAATGGAGACGAACAGCTTGCGAAGCTCTCTGTGACCGGTGTGATCGACAGCCTGGAAAAAGGAACTTCAATCCATGCTACTATGGATTCTTTAGAGATTTCTGCTGAGAGCGGTTTATATTCTGCAGTATTAAGCGGAGAATATGAGTACAAACCTCTGGCAGGCGAAGTGACTGCTCCGGAAGGTGAGGAGATGGATGTACTGGCTGCAACAGAGGAAGACTGGCAGAACGTCGTGATGGAGATGATCTACGGCGCTATGGGTCTGATGGAGCAGATGGGTGTTTCCTTATACTAA
- a CDS encoding ABC transporter ATP-binding protein, translated as MGQAKEHMLIAEQIRKSYRGRQILDGAALTADAGECIGIVGKNGCGKTTLLSILAGAVKADSGSICYRGREASGHPSVFSELTAYVPQENPLIEELSVRDNLLLWHHGNRADCRESLSSGTAKLLGIPEMLDYTVKKLSGGMKKRLSIACALSNRAPVLILDEPGAALDLECKEIIRGYVKKHMEDGGLVLLASHEWPELSLCTRTCILRDGILHPVLNGLSEKELIGHF; from the coding sequence ATGGGACAGGCTAAGGAGCATATGCTTATAGCGGAGCAGATCAGGAAGTCATACCGGGGGCGTCAGATCCTGGATGGGGCGGCTCTAACTGCAGATGCAGGAGAATGCATCGGAATTGTTGGAAAGAATGGCTGCGGAAAGACCACGCTTTTGTCCATTCTGGCCGGGGCTGTCAAAGCGGATTCCGGGAGTATCTGTTACCGGGGCCGGGAGGCGTCCGGACATCCGTCCGTATTTTCTGAGCTGACGGCTTATGTGCCTCAGGAGAATCCGCTGATCGAAGAACTGAGCGTCCGTGACAATCTGCTTTTATGGCACCATGGGAATCGGGCGGACTGCAGGGAAAGCCTGTCATCCGGGACGGCAAAGCTTCTTGGGATCCCGGAGATGCTGGACTATACGGTGAAGAAGCTGTCTGGAGGCATGAAGAAGCGGCTCAGCATTGCCTGCGCATTATCAAACCGTGCACCGGTGCTGATCCTGGATGAGCCGGGAGCCGCACTGGACTTGGAATGCAAGGAGATCATCCGCGGCTATGTAAAAAAACACATGGAAGACGGCGGACTGGTTCTTCTGGCGTCCCATGAGTGGCCGGAGCTGTCGCTGTGTACCCGGACCTGTATCCTGAGAGATGGGATCCTGCATCCGGTTTTGAATGGCTTGTCAGAAAAAGAACTGATTGGGCATTTCTGA